One genomic window of Vespula pensylvanica isolate Volc-1 chromosome 12, ASM1446617v1, whole genome shotgun sequence includes the following:
- the LOC122633478 gene encoding solute carrier family 2, facilitated glucose transporter member 1-like isoform X4, giving the protein MDVPKEKSNDDIQLEQTTTPTTLAPTAKSSTQDKDLGLNIRLIFAITAAVLGSSFQHGYNTGVVNAPQELIENWISEVKMNRTGIPTSQSEVTVIWSITVSIFCVGGMIGGSLVGTIANRFGRKGGLLLNNILVLLTVLLEGFARMAKCYEMLIIGRLLIGINSGLNAGLAPMYLSEISPVNLRGAVGTVYQLVITISILIAQILGLEKVIGTEDHWPLLFCLTGVPALFQVITLPLCPETPKYLLINKGKDMQAQRALTWLRDTIEVHDEMEEMRSEYESMKLISKVTMKELLVNSSLRIPLIIAVMVMLAQQFSGINAVMFYSTKIFRTAQLSQSAAQNATMGVGAMNVLMTLVSLILVERAGRKTLLLVGFSGMCIDTILLTISLAFSDTSDVAAYFSVICVILFVVLFAIGPGSIPWFLVSELFNQSARPVATSVAIAVNWTANFVVSIGFLPLQEALGAYVFIIFAALQGFFTCFIFKKVPETKNKTIEEITSMFRQISYQ; this is encoded by the exons ATGGACGTGCCaaaggaaaaa TCAAATGATGATATACAGCTAGAACAAACTACGACTCCCACTACGTTGGCTCCTACGGCAAAG TCCTCTACTCAGGATAAGGATTTG ggtctcaatattcgattaatttttgcGATCACAGCTGCTGTACTGGGATCATCGTTTCAACATGGATACAATACTGGTGTGGTTAATGCTCCTCAAgag CTTATTGAAAACTGGATTAGCGAAGTGAAAATGAATCGGACTGGAATTCCAACGAGTCAATCCGAAGTAACTGTGATATGGTCAATAACAGTATCGATATTTTGCGTTGGTGGTATGATAGGTGGTTCATTGGTGGGTACAATCGCTAATCGGTTTGGTAGAAAAGGAGGTTTGTTGTTGAATAACATACTCGTCCTATTAACTGTCCTACTCGAGGGATTCGCCAGAATGGCGAAATGTTACGAGATGTTAATAATTGGAAGATTATTGATCGGTATCAATTCAGGATTGAACGCAGGATTGGCACCTATGTATTTGTCTGAAATATCACCTGTTAATTTAAGAGGTGCAGTAGGAACGGTTTATCAGCTTGTCATCACAATTTCAATCCTGATAGCACAAATTCTTGGattagaaaaagtaatagGAACGGAAGATCATTGGcctcttttgttttgtttaacTGGAGTGCCAGCATTGTTCCAAGTCATTACTCTACCACTCTGTCCTGAAACACCAAAATATTTGTTGATtaacaaaggaaaagatatgCAAGCGCAGAGAg CTTTAACTTGGTTACGTGATACCATCGAAGTTCACGACGAGATGGAAGAGATGCGATCGGAATACGAATCAATGAAACTCATATCGAAGGTTACGATGAAAGAACTCTTAGTAAATTCCAGTCTTAGGATTCCGCTGATAATAGCTGTCATGGTGATGCTTGCGCAACAATTTTCTGGCATCAATGCCGTTATGTTCTACTCGACGAAGATCTTCAGGACAGCACAACTTAGCCAGTCTGCTGCTCAGAATGCTACGATGGGAGTTGGTGCAATGAATGTTCTCATGACGTTAGTTTCGTTGATTTTGGTTGAAAGAGCGGGAAGGAAAACGTTACTTCTGGTTGGTTTCTCCGGCATGTGCATAGACACGATTTTATTAACTATTTCTCTTGCATTTTCT gACACATCCGACGTAGCTGCTTACTTCTCCGTAATATGCGTCATTCTATTTGTAGTATTGTTCGCAATAGGTCCTGGAAGCATTCCTTGGTTTTTGGTGTCTGAATTATTTAATCAGTCGGCACGACCTGTAGCTACTTCTGTAGCCATTGCTGTTAATTGGACAGCTAACTTTGTCGTTAGTATTGGATTTCTTCCTCTCCAAGAAGCACTTGGTGCTTAcgtgtttataatttttgcaGCGTTACAAGGATTCTTtacttgtttcatttttaagaaagtaccagaaactaaaaataaaacaatagagGAAATTACTAGTATGTTTAGGCAAATATCCTATCAGTGA
- the LOC122633478 gene encoding solute carrier family 2, facilitated glucose transporter member 1-like isoform X2, with translation MLQFIPEILLYRFLLKGCFTMDVPKEKSNDDIQLEQTTTPTTLAPTAKSSTQDKDLGLNIRLIFAITAAVLGSSFQHGYNTGVVNAPQELIENWISEVKMNRTGIPTSQSEVTVIWSITVSIFCVGGMIGGSLVGTIANRFGRKGGLLLNNILVLLTVLLEGFARMAKCYEMLIIGRLLIGINSGLNAGLAPMYLSEISPVNLRGAVGTVYQLVITISILIAQILGLEKVIGTEDHWPLLFCLTGVPALFQVITLPLCPETPKYLLINKGKDMQAQRALTWLRDTIEVHDEMEEMRSEYESMKLISKVTMKELLVNSSLRIPLIIAVMVMLAQQFSGINAVMFYSTKIFRTAQLSQSAAQNATMGVGAMNVLMTLVSLILVERAGRKTLLLVGFSGMCIDTILLTISLAFSDTSDVAAYFSVICVILFVVLFAIGPGSIPWFLVSELFNQSARPVATSVAIAVNWTANFVVSIGFLPLQEALGAYVFIIFAALQGFFTCFIFKKVPETKNKTIEEITSMFRQISYQ, from the exons ATGCTCCAATTTATACCAGAGATACTACTGTACCGATTTCTGCTAAAGGG CTGCTTTACAATGGACGTGCCaaaggaaaaa TCAAATGATGATATACAGCTAGAACAAACTACGACTCCCACTACGTTGGCTCCTACGGCAAAG TCCTCTACTCAGGATAAGGATTTG ggtctcaatattcgattaatttttgcGATCACAGCTGCTGTACTGGGATCATCGTTTCAACATGGATACAATACTGGTGTGGTTAATGCTCCTCAAgag CTTATTGAAAACTGGATTAGCGAAGTGAAAATGAATCGGACTGGAATTCCAACGAGTCAATCCGAAGTAACTGTGATATGGTCAATAACAGTATCGATATTTTGCGTTGGTGGTATGATAGGTGGTTCATTGGTGGGTACAATCGCTAATCGGTTTGGTAGAAAAGGAGGTTTGTTGTTGAATAACATACTCGTCCTATTAACTGTCCTACTCGAGGGATTCGCCAGAATGGCGAAATGTTACGAGATGTTAATAATTGGAAGATTATTGATCGGTATCAATTCAGGATTGAACGCAGGATTGGCACCTATGTATTTGTCTGAAATATCACCTGTTAATTTAAGAGGTGCAGTAGGAACGGTTTATCAGCTTGTCATCACAATTTCAATCCTGATAGCACAAATTCTTGGattagaaaaagtaatagGAACGGAAGATCATTGGcctcttttgttttgtttaacTGGAGTGCCAGCATTGTTCCAAGTCATTACTCTACCACTCTGTCCTGAAACACCAAAATATTTGTTGATtaacaaaggaaaagatatgCAAGCGCAGAGAg CTTTAACTTGGTTACGTGATACCATCGAAGTTCACGACGAGATGGAAGAGATGCGATCGGAATACGAATCAATGAAACTCATATCGAAGGTTACGATGAAAGAACTCTTAGTAAATTCCAGTCTTAGGATTCCGCTGATAATAGCTGTCATGGTGATGCTTGCGCAACAATTTTCTGGCATCAATGCCGTTATGTTCTACTCGACGAAGATCTTCAGGACAGCACAACTTAGCCAGTCTGCTGCTCAGAATGCTACGATGGGAGTTGGTGCAATGAATGTTCTCATGACGTTAGTTTCGTTGATTTTGGTTGAAAGAGCGGGAAGGAAAACGTTACTTCTGGTTGGTTTCTCCGGCATGTGCATAGACACGATTTTATTAACTATTTCTCTTGCATTTTCT gACACATCCGACGTAGCTGCTTACTTCTCCGTAATATGCGTCATTCTATTTGTAGTATTGTTCGCAATAGGTCCTGGAAGCATTCCTTGGTTTTTGGTGTCTGAATTATTTAATCAGTCGGCACGACCTGTAGCTACTTCTGTAGCCATTGCTGTTAATTGGACAGCTAACTTTGTCGTTAGTATTGGATTTCTTCCTCTCCAAGAAGCACTTGGTGCTTAcgtgtttataatttttgcaGCGTTACAAGGATTCTTtacttgtttcatttttaagaaagtaccagaaactaaaaataaaacaatagagGAAATTACTAGTATGTTTAGGCAAATATCCTATCAGTGA
- the LOC122633478 gene encoding solute carrier family 2, facilitated glucose transporter member 1-like isoform X3 produces MDRDDEDFGGRGDSRAPSISSSVSDLDAPIYTRDTTVPISAKGGLNIRLIFAITAAVLGSSFQHGYNTGVVNAPQELIENWISEVKMNRTGIPTSQSEVTVIWSITVSIFCVGGMIGGSLVGTIANRFGRKGGLLLNNILVLLTVLLEGFARMAKCYEMLIIGRLLIGINSGLNAGLAPMYLSEISPVNLRGAVGTVYQLVITISILIAQILGLEKVIGTEDHWPLLFCLTGVPALFQVITLPLCPETPKYLLINKGKDMQAQRALTWLRDTIEVHDEMEEMRSEYESMKLISKVTMKELLVNSSLRIPLIIAVMVMLAQQFSGINAVMFYSTKIFRTAQLSQSAAQNATMGVGAMNVLMTLVSLILVERAGRKTLLLVGFSGMCIDTILLTISLAFSDTSDVAAYFSVICVILFVVLFAIGPGSIPWFLVSELFNQSARPVATSVAIAVNWTANFVVSIGFLPLQEALGAYVFIIFAALQGFFTCFIFKKVPETKNKTIEEITSMFRQISYQ; encoded by the exons atggATCGAGACGACGAAGATTTTG GTGGCAGAGGTGATTCCAGAGCACCCAGTATCAGTAGCAGTGTCAGTGATTTAGATGCTCCAATTTATACCAGAGATACTACTGTACCGATTTCTGCTAAAGGG ggtctcaatattcgattaatttttgcGATCACAGCTGCTGTACTGGGATCATCGTTTCAACATGGATACAATACTGGTGTGGTTAATGCTCCTCAAgag CTTATTGAAAACTGGATTAGCGAAGTGAAAATGAATCGGACTGGAATTCCAACGAGTCAATCCGAAGTAACTGTGATATGGTCAATAACAGTATCGATATTTTGCGTTGGTGGTATGATAGGTGGTTCATTGGTGGGTACAATCGCTAATCGGTTTGGTAGAAAAGGAGGTTTGTTGTTGAATAACATACTCGTCCTATTAACTGTCCTACTCGAGGGATTCGCCAGAATGGCGAAATGTTACGAGATGTTAATAATTGGAAGATTATTGATCGGTATCAATTCAGGATTGAACGCAGGATTGGCACCTATGTATTTGTCTGAAATATCACCTGTTAATTTAAGAGGTGCAGTAGGAACGGTTTATCAGCTTGTCATCACAATTTCAATCCTGATAGCACAAATTCTTGGattagaaaaagtaatagGAACGGAAGATCATTGGcctcttttgttttgtttaacTGGAGTGCCAGCATTGTTCCAAGTCATTACTCTACCACTCTGTCCTGAAACACCAAAATATTTGTTGATtaacaaaggaaaagatatgCAAGCGCAGAGAg CTTTAACTTGGTTACGTGATACCATCGAAGTTCACGACGAGATGGAAGAGATGCGATCGGAATACGAATCAATGAAACTCATATCGAAGGTTACGATGAAAGAACTCTTAGTAAATTCCAGTCTTAGGATTCCGCTGATAATAGCTGTCATGGTGATGCTTGCGCAACAATTTTCTGGCATCAATGCCGTTATGTTCTACTCGACGAAGATCTTCAGGACAGCACAACTTAGCCAGTCTGCTGCTCAGAATGCTACGATGGGAGTTGGTGCAATGAATGTTCTCATGACGTTAGTTTCGTTGATTTTGGTTGAAAGAGCGGGAAGGAAAACGTTACTTCTGGTTGGTTTCTCCGGCATGTGCATAGACACGATTTTATTAACTATTTCTCTTGCATTTTCT gACACATCCGACGTAGCTGCTTACTTCTCCGTAATATGCGTCATTCTATTTGTAGTATTGTTCGCAATAGGTCCTGGAAGCATTCCTTGGTTTTTGGTGTCTGAATTATTTAATCAGTCGGCACGACCTGTAGCTACTTCTGTAGCCATTGCTGTTAATTGGACAGCTAACTTTGTCGTTAGTATTGGATTTCTTCCTCTCCAAGAAGCACTTGGTGCTTAcgtgtttataatttttgcaGCGTTACAAGGATTCTTtacttgtttcatttttaagaaagtaccagaaactaaaaataaaacaatagagGAAATTACTAGTATGTTTAGGCAAATATCCTATCAGTGA
- the LOC122633478 gene encoding solute carrier family 2, facilitated glucose transporter member 1-like isoform X1: MDRDDEDFGEGYIAESHPLRPTHLSVPLGGRGDSRAPSISSSVSDLDAPIYTRDTTVPISAKGGLNIRLIFAITAAVLGSSFQHGYNTGVVNAPQELIENWISEVKMNRTGIPTSQSEVTVIWSITVSIFCVGGMIGGSLVGTIANRFGRKGGLLLNNILVLLTVLLEGFARMAKCYEMLIIGRLLIGINSGLNAGLAPMYLSEISPVNLRGAVGTVYQLVITISILIAQILGLEKVIGTEDHWPLLFCLTGVPALFQVITLPLCPETPKYLLINKGKDMQAQRALTWLRDTIEVHDEMEEMRSEYESMKLISKVTMKELLVNSSLRIPLIIAVMVMLAQQFSGINAVMFYSTKIFRTAQLSQSAAQNATMGVGAMNVLMTLVSLILVERAGRKTLLLVGFSGMCIDTILLTISLAFSDTSDVAAYFSVICVILFVVLFAIGPGSIPWFLVSELFNQSARPVATSVAIAVNWTANFVVSIGFLPLQEALGAYVFIIFAALQGFFTCFIFKKVPETKNKTIEEITSMFRQISYQ; the protein is encoded by the exons atggATCGAGACGACGAAGATTTTGGTGAGGGATACATTGCGGAATCGCATCCACTTAGACCAACTCATCTCTCGGTACCTTTAGGTGGCAGAGGTGATTCCAGAGCACCCAGTATCAGTAGCAGTGTCAGTGATTTAGATGCTCCAATTTATACCAGAGATACTACTGTACCGATTTCTGCTAAAGGG ggtctcaatattcgattaatttttgcGATCACAGCTGCTGTACTGGGATCATCGTTTCAACATGGATACAATACTGGTGTGGTTAATGCTCCTCAAgag CTTATTGAAAACTGGATTAGCGAAGTGAAAATGAATCGGACTGGAATTCCAACGAGTCAATCCGAAGTAACTGTGATATGGTCAATAACAGTATCGATATTTTGCGTTGGTGGTATGATAGGTGGTTCATTGGTGGGTACAATCGCTAATCGGTTTGGTAGAAAAGGAGGTTTGTTGTTGAATAACATACTCGTCCTATTAACTGTCCTACTCGAGGGATTCGCCAGAATGGCGAAATGTTACGAGATGTTAATAATTGGAAGATTATTGATCGGTATCAATTCAGGATTGAACGCAGGATTGGCACCTATGTATTTGTCTGAAATATCACCTGTTAATTTAAGAGGTGCAGTAGGAACGGTTTATCAGCTTGTCATCACAATTTCAATCCTGATAGCACAAATTCTTGGattagaaaaagtaatagGAACGGAAGATCATTGGcctcttttgttttgtttaacTGGAGTGCCAGCATTGTTCCAAGTCATTACTCTACCACTCTGTCCTGAAACACCAAAATATTTGTTGATtaacaaaggaaaagatatgCAAGCGCAGAGAg CTTTAACTTGGTTACGTGATACCATCGAAGTTCACGACGAGATGGAAGAGATGCGATCGGAATACGAATCAATGAAACTCATATCGAAGGTTACGATGAAAGAACTCTTAGTAAATTCCAGTCTTAGGATTCCGCTGATAATAGCTGTCATGGTGATGCTTGCGCAACAATTTTCTGGCATCAATGCCGTTATGTTCTACTCGACGAAGATCTTCAGGACAGCACAACTTAGCCAGTCTGCTGCTCAGAATGCTACGATGGGAGTTGGTGCAATGAATGTTCTCATGACGTTAGTTTCGTTGATTTTGGTTGAAAGAGCGGGAAGGAAAACGTTACTTCTGGTTGGTTTCTCCGGCATGTGCATAGACACGATTTTATTAACTATTTCTCTTGCATTTTCT gACACATCCGACGTAGCTGCTTACTTCTCCGTAATATGCGTCATTCTATTTGTAGTATTGTTCGCAATAGGTCCTGGAAGCATTCCTTGGTTTTTGGTGTCTGAATTATTTAATCAGTCGGCACGACCTGTAGCTACTTCTGTAGCCATTGCTGTTAATTGGACAGCTAACTTTGTCGTTAGTATTGGATTTCTTCCTCTCCAAGAAGCACTTGGTGCTTAcgtgtttataatttttgcaGCGTTACAAGGATTCTTtacttgtttcatttttaagaaagtaccagaaactaaaaataaaacaatagagGAAATTACTAGTATGTTTAGGCAAATATCCTATCAGTGA
- the LOC122633478 gene encoding solute carrier family 2, facilitated glucose transporter member 1-like isoform X6, with the protein MAFNVKGLNIRLIFAITAAVLGSSFQHGYNTGVVNAPQELIENWISEVKMNRTGIPTSQSEVTVIWSITVSIFCVGGMIGGSLVGTIANRFGRKGGLLLNNILVLLTVLLEGFARMAKCYEMLIIGRLLIGINSGLNAGLAPMYLSEISPVNLRGAVGTVYQLVITISILIAQILGLEKVIGTEDHWPLLFCLTGVPALFQVITLPLCPETPKYLLINKGKDMQAQRALTWLRDTIEVHDEMEEMRSEYESMKLISKVTMKELLVNSSLRIPLIIAVMVMLAQQFSGINAVMFYSTKIFRTAQLSQSAAQNATMGVGAMNVLMTLVSLILVERAGRKTLLLVGFSGMCIDTILLTISLAFSDTSDVAAYFSVICVILFVVLFAIGPGSIPWFLVSELFNQSARPVATSVAIAVNWTANFVVSIGFLPLQEALGAYVFIIFAALQGFFTCFIFKKVPETKNKTIEEITSMFRQISYQ; encoded by the exons ATGGCTTTTAATGTAAAG ggtctcaatattcgattaatttttgcGATCACAGCTGCTGTACTGGGATCATCGTTTCAACATGGATACAATACTGGTGTGGTTAATGCTCCTCAAgag CTTATTGAAAACTGGATTAGCGAAGTGAAAATGAATCGGACTGGAATTCCAACGAGTCAATCCGAAGTAACTGTGATATGGTCAATAACAGTATCGATATTTTGCGTTGGTGGTATGATAGGTGGTTCATTGGTGGGTACAATCGCTAATCGGTTTGGTAGAAAAGGAGGTTTGTTGTTGAATAACATACTCGTCCTATTAACTGTCCTACTCGAGGGATTCGCCAGAATGGCGAAATGTTACGAGATGTTAATAATTGGAAGATTATTGATCGGTATCAATTCAGGATTGAACGCAGGATTGGCACCTATGTATTTGTCTGAAATATCACCTGTTAATTTAAGAGGTGCAGTAGGAACGGTTTATCAGCTTGTCATCACAATTTCAATCCTGATAGCACAAATTCTTGGattagaaaaagtaatagGAACGGAAGATCATTGGcctcttttgttttgtttaacTGGAGTGCCAGCATTGTTCCAAGTCATTACTCTACCACTCTGTCCTGAAACACCAAAATATTTGTTGATtaacaaaggaaaagatatgCAAGCGCAGAGAg CTTTAACTTGGTTACGTGATACCATCGAAGTTCACGACGAGATGGAAGAGATGCGATCGGAATACGAATCAATGAAACTCATATCGAAGGTTACGATGAAAGAACTCTTAGTAAATTCCAGTCTTAGGATTCCGCTGATAATAGCTGTCATGGTGATGCTTGCGCAACAATTTTCTGGCATCAATGCCGTTATGTTCTACTCGACGAAGATCTTCAGGACAGCACAACTTAGCCAGTCTGCTGCTCAGAATGCTACGATGGGAGTTGGTGCAATGAATGTTCTCATGACGTTAGTTTCGTTGATTTTGGTTGAAAGAGCGGGAAGGAAAACGTTACTTCTGGTTGGTTTCTCCGGCATGTGCATAGACACGATTTTATTAACTATTTCTCTTGCATTTTCT gACACATCCGACGTAGCTGCTTACTTCTCCGTAATATGCGTCATTCTATTTGTAGTATTGTTCGCAATAGGTCCTGGAAGCATTCCTTGGTTTTTGGTGTCTGAATTATTTAATCAGTCGGCACGACCTGTAGCTACTTCTGTAGCCATTGCTGTTAATTGGACAGCTAACTTTGTCGTTAGTATTGGATTTCTTCCTCTCCAAGAAGCACTTGGTGCTTAcgtgtttataatttttgcaGCGTTACAAGGATTCTTtacttgtttcatttttaagaaagtaccagaaactaaaaataaaacaatagagGAAATTACTAGTATGTTTAGGCAAATATCCTATCAGTGA
- the LOC122633478 gene encoding solute carrier family 2, facilitated glucose transporter member 1-like isoform X5 — protein sequence MRQLTKTGLNIRLIFAITAAVLGSSFQHGYNTGVVNAPQELIENWISEVKMNRTGIPTSQSEVTVIWSITVSIFCVGGMIGGSLVGTIANRFGRKGGLLLNNILVLLTVLLEGFARMAKCYEMLIIGRLLIGINSGLNAGLAPMYLSEISPVNLRGAVGTVYQLVITISILIAQILGLEKVIGTEDHWPLLFCLTGVPALFQVITLPLCPETPKYLLINKGKDMQAQRALTWLRDTIEVHDEMEEMRSEYESMKLISKVTMKELLVNSSLRIPLIIAVMVMLAQQFSGINAVMFYSTKIFRTAQLSQSAAQNATMGVGAMNVLMTLVSLILVERAGRKTLLLVGFSGMCIDTILLTISLAFSDTSDVAAYFSVICVILFVVLFAIGPGSIPWFLVSELFNQSARPVATSVAIAVNWTANFVVSIGFLPLQEALGAYVFIIFAALQGFFTCFIFKKVPETKNKTIEEITSMFRQISYQ from the exons atgcGACAGCTTACGAAAACG ggtctcaatattcgattaatttttgcGATCACAGCTGCTGTACTGGGATCATCGTTTCAACATGGATACAATACTGGTGTGGTTAATGCTCCTCAAgag CTTATTGAAAACTGGATTAGCGAAGTGAAAATGAATCGGACTGGAATTCCAACGAGTCAATCCGAAGTAACTGTGATATGGTCAATAACAGTATCGATATTTTGCGTTGGTGGTATGATAGGTGGTTCATTGGTGGGTACAATCGCTAATCGGTTTGGTAGAAAAGGAGGTTTGTTGTTGAATAACATACTCGTCCTATTAACTGTCCTACTCGAGGGATTCGCCAGAATGGCGAAATGTTACGAGATGTTAATAATTGGAAGATTATTGATCGGTATCAATTCAGGATTGAACGCAGGATTGGCACCTATGTATTTGTCTGAAATATCACCTGTTAATTTAAGAGGTGCAGTAGGAACGGTTTATCAGCTTGTCATCACAATTTCAATCCTGATAGCACAAATTCTTGGattagaaaaagtaatagGAACGGAAGATCATTGGcctcttttgttttgtttaacTGGAGTGCCAGCATTGTTCCAAGTCATTACTCTACCACTCTGTCCTGAAACACCAAAATATTTGTTGATtaacaaaggaaaagatatgCAAGCGCAGAGAg CTTTAACTTGGTTACGTGATACCATCGAAGTTCACGACGAGATGGAAGAGATGCGATCGGAATACGAATCAATGAAACTCATATCGAAGGTTACGATGAAAGAACTCTTAGTAAATTCCAGTCTTAGGATTCCGCTGATAATAGCTGTCATGGTGATGCTTGCGCAACAATTTTCTGGCATCAATGCCGTTATGTTCTACTCGACGAAGATCTTCAGGACAGCACAACTTAGCCAGTCTGCTGCTCAGAATGCTACGATGGGAGTTGGTGCAATGAATGTTCTCATGACGTTAGTTTCGTTGATTTTGGTTGAAAGAGCGGGAAGGAAAACGTTACTTCTGGTTGGTTTCTCCGGCATGTGCATAGACACGATTTTATTAACTATTTCTCTTGCATTTTCT gACACATCCGACGTAGCTGCTTACTTCTCCGTAATATGCGTCATTCTATTTGTAGTATTGTTCGCAATAGGTCCTGGAAGCATTCCTTGGTTTTTGGTGTCTGAATTATTTAATCAGTCGGCACGACCTGTAGCTACTTCTGTAGCCATTGCTGTTAATTGGACAGCTAACTTTGTCGTTAGTATTGGATTTCTTCCTCTCCAAGAAGCACTTGGTGCTTAcgtgtttataatttttgcaGCGTTACAAGGATTCTTtacttgtttcatttttaagaaagtaccagaaactaaaaataaaacaatagagGAAATTACTAGTATGTTTAGGCAAATATCCTATCAGTGA
- the LOC122633478 gene encoding solute carrier family 2, facilitated glucose transporter member 1-like isoform X7 — translation MNRTGIPTSQSEVTVIWSITVSIFCVGGMIGGSLVGTIANRFGRKGGLLLNNILVLLTVLLEGFARMAKCYEMLIIGRLLIGINSGLNAGLAPMYLSEISPVNLRGAVGTVYQLVITISILIAQILGLEKVIGTEDHWPLLFCLTGVPALFQVITLPLCPETPKYLLINKGKDMQAQRALTWLRDTIEVHDEMEEMRSEYESMKLISKVTMKELLVNSSLRIPLIIAVMVMLAQQFSGINAVMFYSTKIFRTAQLSQSAAQNATMGVGAMNVLMTLVSLILVERAGRKTLLLVGFSGMCIDTILLTISLAFSDTSDVAAYFSVICVILFVVLFAIGPGSIPWFLVSELFNQSARPVATSVAIAVNWTANFVVSIGFLPLQEALGAYVFIIFAALQGFFTCFIFKKVPETKNKTIEEITSMFRQISYQ, via the exons ATGAATCGGACTGGAATTCCAACGAGTCAATCCGAAGTAACTGTGATATGGTCAATAACAGTATCGATATTTTGCGTTGGTGGTATGATAGGTGGTTCATTGGTGGGTACAATCGCTAATCGGTTTGGTAGAAAAGGAGGTTTGTTGTTGAATAACATACTCGTCCTATTAACTGTCCTACTCGAGGGATTCGCCAGAATGGCGAAATGTTACGAGATGTTAATAATTGGAAGATTATTGATCGGTATCAATTCAGGATTGAACGCAGGATTGGCACCTATGTATTTGTCTGAAATATCACCTGTTAATTTAAGAGGTGCAGTAGGAACGGTTTATCAGCTTGTCATCACAATTTCAATCCTGATAGCACAAATTCTTGGattagaaaaagtaatagGAACGGAAGATCATTGGcctcttttgttttgtttaacTGGAGTGCCAGCATTGTTCCAAGTCATTACTCTACCACTCTGTCCTGAAACACCAAAATATTTGTTGATtaacaaaggaaaagatatgCAAGCGCAGAGAg CTTTAACTTGGTTACGTGATACCATCGAAGTTCACGACGAGATGGAAGAGATGCGATCGGAATACGAATCAATGAAACTCATATCGAAGGTTACGATGAAAGAACTCTTAGTAAATTCCAGTCTTAGGATTCCGCTGATAATAGCTGTCATGGTGATGCTTGCGCAACAATTTTCTGGCATCAATGCCGTTATGTTCTACTCGACGAAGATCTTCAGGACAGCACAACTTAGCCAGTCTGCTGCTCAGAATGCTACGATGGGAGTTGGTGCAATGAATGTTCTCATGACGTTAGTTTCGTTGATTTTGGTTGAAAGAGCGGGAAGGAAAACGTTACTTCTGGTTGGTTTCTCCGGCATGTGCATAGACACGATTTTATTAACTATTTCTCTTGCATTTTCT gACACATCCGACGTAGCTGCTTACTTCTCCGTAATATGCGTCATTCTATTTGTAGTATTGTTCGCAATAGGTCCTGGAAGCATTCCTTGGTTTTTGGTGTCTGAATTATTTAATCAGTCGGCACGACCTGTAGCTACTTCTGTAGCCATTGCTGTTAATTGGACAGCTAACTTTGTCGTTAGTATTGGATTTCTTCCTCTCCAAGAAGCACTTGGTGCTTAcgtgtttataatttttgcaGCGTTACAAGGATTCTTtacttgtttcatttttaagaaagtaccagaaactaaaaataaaacaatagagGAAATTACTAGTATGTTTAGGCAAATATCCTATCAGTGA